The Bryobacteraceae bacterium genome includes a window with the following:
- a CDS encoding peptidase — MTITMDSLDRKAAEAFDGYLVRKDLVRKYARQYPVPTYVVEFLLGRYCASVDEQEIQEGLAIVEKQLRDRTVRTGEEELFKARAKEQGSVKLIDIVRARLDARRDCYIAELPSLALNDVRIADELVRENERMLTDGFYAEATLSYDAVVAQEYGGRPFAIDALRPIQMSKSDVLEVLARGRAKFTCAEWIDLLLRSVGLEPASLDERAKRVALLRMVPFVERNYNFVELGPRGTGKSHLYQQISPYSHLISGGKATVAKMFVNMATGQRGLVCQYDVVCFDEVSGISFDQKDGVNIMKGYMASGQFSRGKENIRADGSIVMLGNLDVDVQQQQRLGHLLSPLPPEMRNDTAFMDRLHAYAPGWDFPKLKVDEHLTDHFGLVSDFLSECWNKLRAGTRVNVLQGRLYWGGALSGRDIEAVNKTVSGLLKLLYPDPSMPVPDEDLEWMARLALESRRRVKEQQKRVFKSEFRNTHFSYTLGVDGVEQFVSTPELHSDEAIESDPLPPGQVWAVGMGSPETGAGLYRLEVTSGPGSGVKILNQPVPPAFRESVRIGEQNLYARAKELVGDRDPREHEFSIQMRAIDSDRSGAGLGLPVLVALCGALLGKNTRGGTIVVGALNLGGSIDLIPNAVQIAELAIDKQAQTLLMPVAARRQLNDLPDDLWTRISIEFYKDAADAVFKALVE; from the coding sequence ATGACGATCACAATGGATAGCCTGGACCGGAAGGCCGCCGAGGCCTTTGACGGCTACCTGGTGCGCAAAGACCTGGTGCGCAAGTACGCGCGGCAGTATCCGGTGCCGACCTACGTGGTCGAGTTCCTGCTGGGGCGGTATTGTGCGAGCGTCGATGAGCAGGAGATCCAGGAGGGCCTGGCGATTGTGGAGAAACAGCTCCGCGACCGCACGGTGCGCACCGGCGAAGAGGAGCTGTTCAAGGCGCGCGCCAAAGAGCAGGGCTCGGTGAAGCTGATCGACATCGTGCGCGCCAGGCTCGACGCGCGGCGCGACTGCTACATTGCCGAACTGCCGAGCCTGGCCTTGAACGACGTGCGGATCGCCGATGAGCTGGTCCGCGAGAACGAGCGCATGCTCACCGATGGCTTCTACGCCGAGGCGACGCTCTCCTATGACGCCGTGGTGGCCCAGGAGTACGGCGGGCGGCCGTTTGCCATCGACGCCCTGCGACCCATCCAGATGTCAAAGTCGGACGTGCTGGAGGTGCTGGCGCGCGGTCGGGCGAAGTTCACGTGCGCGGAGTGGATCGACCTGTTGCTCCGGAGCGTGGGGCTGGAGCCGGCCAGTCTCGATGAGCGCGCCAAGCGGGTGGCGCTGCTGCGGATGGTCCCGTTTGTCGAGCGCAACTACAACTTTGTGGAGCTGGGACCGCGCGGAACGGGCAAGAGCCACCTCTACCAGCAGATTTCGCCCTACTCGCACCTGATTTCAGGCGGCAAGGCGACCGTGGCGAAGATGTTTGTGAACATGGCTACGGGGCAGCGCGGCCTGGTCTGCCAGTACGACGTGGTCTGCTTCGACGAAGTCTCCGGGATCTCGTTCGACCAGAAAGACGGCGTCAACATCATGAAGGGCTACATGGCTTCGGGCCAGTTCAGCCGGGGCAAGGAGAACATCCGGGCCGATGGCAGCATCGTCATGCTGGGGAACCTGGATGTGGACGTCCAGCAGCAACAGCGCCTCGGCCACCTGCTGAGCCCGTTGCCGCCGGAGATGCGCAACGACACGGCGTTCATGGACCGCCTGCACGCGTATGCGCCGGGCTGGGACTTCCCGAAACTCAAAGTGGACGAGCACCTGACCGACCATTTCGGGCTGGTGAGCGATTTCCTGAGCGAGTGCTGGAACAAGCTGCGCGCGGGAACGCGAGTGAACGTCCTTCAGGGACGGCTCTACTGGGGAGGCGCACTGAGCGGCCGCGACATTGAAGCGGTAAACAAGACCGTCAGCGGTCTGCTGAAGCTGTTGTATCCCGACCCTTCGATGCCGGTTCCTGACGAGGACCTGGAGTGGATGGCGCGGCTGGCGCTCGAGTCGCGCCGGCGCGTGAAGGAACAGCAGAAGCGGGTGTTCAAGAGCGAGTTCCGCAACACGCACTTCAGCTACACGCTGGGCGTGGATGGCGTGGAGCAGTTTGTCTCGACGCCGGAACTGCACAGCGATGAGGCGATTGAAAGCGATCCGCTGCCGCCCGGGCAGGTGTGGGCGGTCGGCATGGGGTCGCCCGAGACGGGCGCGGGCCTGTATCGCCTGGAGGTCACTTCGGGACCGGGCAGTGGTGTGAAGATTCTGAATCAGCCCGTGCCGCCAGCGTTCCGCGAGAGTGTTCGCATTGGCGAGCAGAACCTCTACGCGCGGGCGAAGGAACTGGTGGGCGACCGCGACCCGCGCGAGCACGAATTCTCCATCCAGATGCGCGCCATCGATTCGGACCGCTCCGGCGCCGGCCTGGGGCTGCCAGTGCTGGTGGCCTTGTGCGGAGCCCTGCTCGGCAAGAACACCCGCGGCGGCACGATCGTCGTCGGCGCGCTGAACTTGGGCGGCTCGATCGACCTGATCCCCAATGCGGTCCAGATCGCCGAACTCGCCATCGACAAGCAGGCGCAGACGCTGCTAATGCCCGTCGCCGCCCGCCGGCAGTTGAACGACCTGCCCGACGACCTCTGGACCCGCATCAGCATTGAGTTCTACAAAGACGCCGCAGATGCGGTGTTCAAAGCGCTGGTGGAGTAG